From the Papaver somniferum cultivar HN1 chromosome 2, ASM357369v1, whole genome shotgun sequence genome, the window ATTCTCGAACACCATAGTCCTGCATCCTCCATATTTCAAAACGAATGTCATCAACATTAACAATGACACAAAGGCGTCCTTCCAACACCCCAACGCTTATAAACTCAGTATTTTTATCACTGGGTTGTTTTGGCAGTTGCATATCTTCAAATCTCTCTTCACTAATATTTAAAGAAACTACAACCAAAGAATTGTCTTGTGCTTGGCTATGTCCTAACCAGTGAAGAGCTCCATTAACAAGCGCCCCGGATCGACAACAAATGGGAAAAGTATAAGGGACGGATCCAATGCTTTTCCATGAATTCGaacccatagtataaacatctaCTGAAGACATTCCATGACTTGGATCGGTCCTGTCGACTTGAAAATCCTCCCTATACTGTAAAAGTTTAACTACTTTGTAATCGTCAATCTTACTATCATAACCAAAACCACAAATTGCAACCTCTTTACTATCTGAAGAATCATTTGGTGATACAGGTAATTCCTTGTACTCTTGTGTTGTtgggttccaaagaaaaataacatCCCTAATACAACCTTCAAAAGATAATTCAAAAGATATACAGCAAACCAAACCATCACAAGTACCGATTGGTTTCCAAAACCCCATTGGGTAATCCATTTCAACAGCATCGTCTACAAACTCATTCATGGAAGATGATAACGAATCATAATTTGCAGAGTATATAACAGCAGATTTGGGAACCAGCTTATGATATTTAAGCATGATTTTAGGGTTGTTTATCTGGATAGTAATGTTAAGGCGCCTTTTAACAAAATCGATGCTAGAAATTAGGGCTAACCAAGATTTGCATACACACTTACAGACAAATGTTGTTTGCACTGGTACCCTTAATAGGAtttccaagtagatttcttcCGGAATGCTTGACATTGTTATTAATACTCTCCGATTTCTTCTTGAAAAGCGCGTTTACTCGAGTCTTCTATGGTAAATTGGCAAACACCAAGAAGCTTAAGAGTTAAGCGTGGGTTGAATTAGTGATACAATTTCTGATCAGAATCATCATATTATTCTCacccattttctctttttctggttcgaactttttattttatttgatatgtAGATGGAGGCAGAGTGGGGAAGAGAGTAGGATATTTCATTTTGCTGTTAGCCCTGATTTTTCCGGATTGAAGTTTTACTTTTACTCAATAGCCACAGTTATAGTTTACATTTTTACTGAGACGAATAACACTAACCTCACTACGTACCTTTTTTGGAAaccgatttaacggttgaaattaaaagttGGTAACCAGTGAGAATTGGTATTCTgaatcaaggtttgaaaaacgggtcacggTTCAGGTCAcgacaaggtttgaaaaacgggtcacggTTCAAGTCACGGAtactaggcgtgaccgttataatgAGTTTTCACAGGTGTGAACACGTTTTGGGCAAaaaaacgcgttatataggaaAAAAAACGTGTTTTTTGGACGTTTTTTGAAAATAACGGGCGTTGTAACGGTtagatagaaaataaaaaaaaattatgatctgAAATTCCTATGTAACGGTTATAACGTACGTGAAAACGTTTTAACGGCTCTAGAAAACGTTGTTACtaggtatttttattttttaatactcCCTACAtccctaaatagatgacctattaatTTTTAAATGTTATCCAACtaatagatgacctatatcatTAAGAAATTCTAATACTACCATTTTAtttgattattgttagtataagaaatgTGTATAAttcgatagtcatgtttatattctttACATAGGTGTTTTAGAATGCTTTTCACTCTACAATTTATGAAAGTTTGATAAAATTCGTGTCGGTAAATTATAGCCACTAAAATTTCGTCCGCAATAATTAGCTAGGTGACTAGGTCTACTTGTCCCTTTATTAGAGTGGAGAATTTCCATCAAATGAATTAGCTAGGTGACTAGGTCCCTCTACTTGTCTACTTGTcccttttttgtttcattttaagttttcacaaagaagtgaagAACTAAACTTTAGTTCTTCACTGAAGTAGAACTAAACTTTAGTTACTAAAGCATAGAAAGTTGGTTAATGAATTGAAGATTCAAGTTGGTCCCTCATGGTTGGGGGAGACAACCAATAATATGTCACGTACTCAGTCacttttttctttcatttccCTTCTTTTAGAAAACAAAATTATGATCACACTATTTTTTTCCCTTCTCTTCTTTATCTTCACCCTTTAAAAACACAAGAAGACATATTGTTGTAGTACACAAATTTGTTATAACTCTGCTTCTTCCGCAGAGCAATTCTTCCTGCTTATGTGTTTTCAAGTTTCCAAGTTTCAACTTCCAACTACCAGTTTAAGAGGTGAttttaatatattattaaaaTAAGTATTTACCActaaatttattttttgtttctatgTAGTTTATTTAcagcaaatttgatttttttattcaTCATGCCGGATGATGATGCGGACATCGAATGTTATCTTTGAACTATAAATTTTAACTATACAGGTACTCTCTTATATCAACATTTAAGTTAGTAGttgccttttttatttttttggggtattttcatcattttcttcatgttGTACATATATATGTTGTAATTTAGGATGTTGCCATAACTTTATAATAGAGTTTCAAGGAAATAACAAAAGCTGAAATCAAgattagagaaagaaaaaatcaAGACACAATTAAATCTAGCCAATAAAATCTatgcaaaaaagaagaaaattaaattgatattcaactttgatttatatttttttatttttggtttaatATTTGCGTCCTCcttaattatatacaaaaaaagaagaagaaaggaaagtCTTTTTTTTATTACACCTATAACATTAtataagttttatatttttgatcaTCCAACTGTGAATCACATAAATCAATAATGAAGTTTAATTAATTAAGTCCAACCATTGGCAAGTATAAAGAACATGATTAATGAAGCAAAAATATGCATGAGCTTTAAGTTAATGCTTTAACTTTCATAATGATGAAATTAATTAACTAGCATGATGAAATAATTATCATGGTGTTAGTGTTGATGCTAGTTAAATATAACTTCATACATGCATGTTAAAAGTTGTGAAATCCAATTAGACGGATTTTAATTTCAAtgttagttaaaaaatattaaacagTAACTAATATAGgtaaatttggttaaattttATTTACTTTATATGAGTGTAACCATTTTAAGGAAGTCTGCTCAATAACTAATTTGTActcaaaagagtcaaaagttaaaagaataataataaaaaaaattgtcttcaTGATTAAAAGATCTAGCTAGTCTATGTTCCTTTATGCATGCAACCAAATTTCTTATTGTTTCAAGAATATATTAATTTCCTAGCTACAAAATAGACATCTTTAACCCAGCAAATTAATAGTTTAATGAATTGTCTTCATGCTCAATAAGTAATTCGTATTCATCCTCAAAAGGGGTCAAAAGTTAAaagtataaaaagaaaaagaaaaagctgACTGTCTTCATGATCAAAAGGTCTGGCTAGCCTATGTTCCTACACATAGGCAACCAAATTTCCTATTGTCTTAAGAATATAATGATTACCTAGCTGCAAAATAGACATCTACAATTTTCTATTTGTGGACAAAATAAAATATAGGCCAAGAATAGTACTTGCGAAATTTAATATATGTCACTGATTTCCAAGTAACATTTTCTCGTTACAGATACGATGGAAGGATCGACATCCACGCAAACTGCCAAACGAGATGTTTTTCATGTATATTGCACTGTAATGCCTGATGGTAAAAAATTGAagtgtaatttttgtgaaaagGAAATATCCTCTGGTATTTCACGCATAAAATTGCATTTAGCACAACAAAGAGGTACAGTTGCCCCGTGCATGCATGTGCCGCCTGAAGTGGAAAATCTTGCTAAGGTTGCActggaagaaaagagaaaaacaaaaaggcaaagaagagcagAATCTGATAACGAAGATTCAGAACAAGTGTATCATAATGAGCCATGGAAACCTGTGTGTGGtatagatgaagaagaaccaGATTTTCATGCAGAAGAAGAACAAGCACCAGTCACACAAAAGAAAAAGACTGGGTTCTTAAAAAACCTTTTTGGACGAAAAAATAAGAATATTCATGCCGGAGAGGGTACATCGCACGGTCCTCGGGCCTCTGTAGAAATACCTAGGTCTACTATGCGTCCATCACAACCACCTAGGATGTCTGTGGATATGGGAGGACAATATAACCCTTCTAGGGATTCTCAACCTTCGATGGCAAAATTTGGCAAAAGCAAAACATGTCGGGAAAAAGTCGATTCTTCTGTTGGACGTTTTTTTTTATGCcaatgatattcccttcaatgtggcTAACTCATCTCAGTACCACGAGGCATTCAGTGCAGTTTCAAATTTCGGCCAATCGTATAGAGTTCCATCAGCTTATAAGTTTTCGAATCCCATATTAATTTCAGAAAAACAAAGGATTCAAAAAGATGTGGTGTCTGTCCAACGACATTACTGGAGAGAATACGGTTGTACACTCATGTCTGATGgctggaaaagaaaaaacaaccgtACGATTGTAAACTTTCTAGTTTACAGTGGTAGTGGAATTACGTTTTTGAAAAGTGTCGATATAGAACATAATCGGTTGACAACAGAGTATTTAATTACTTTGTTCAAGCCTGTTATAGATGATGTCGGTTCGAGAAATATTGTTCAATTAGTAACAGATCAAGGATCTCAATTCAAAGCGGCGGGTAACTAAAAATAACTTCATTTTattttatacatatatatattggGAATATATTAATCATTAACTTCtttctatttttgtttgaatAGGTAAGAGATTGGCATCAAAATATGACACATTTTTCTGGGTTCTTTGTGTTGCTCACGTATTGGACTTGATGTTGGAAGACATGGAAAAATTCCCCTTTATTAAAGATGTGATCGGAGAAGCAAGACAAATTAGCAAATTTATTTACAATCATGGTTGGGTTCTTGCTAGATTTCGACAACATTCAGCAGGACGCAATTTATTGCGCCTGGCTTAACAAGGTTTTCAACGAATTTTATTGCAATCAAAAGCATCATTGATCAATTTAATACTATCGAGATCCTATTTCTGGACAAGGAATTTCTGAAATCGAATGAGGGAAAAACTAAACAAGCTAGACAAGTGAATAATATTATTTCAAATGAGATGTTCTGGACGACGTGTCAAAATGCATGCATAATGGTTGgtcctttgttgaaaatgatTCGTTTCTTGGACTCAGACAAACCCACCATGGGCTATTTGTTCCATGCACTTGTtacatgtgtggaaactataTAAATGGGTTTGGGATCAAATCGAAATGCTTCTATCGTGGGTGTAATAAAGAAACGATGGAAAAGTCAGTTGAGTTCTCCTATTCATGCTGCATCGTATTTTCTCAATCCTTATTACATCTTTAACCCAGCAACTAATCTCatcaataatgaaatttctgagctGCAAATTTGTCTTACTAGAGTTATATCAAAAATGGTTagtggcccgcaagaacaagaaCAATGCATGCTAGAGGTACAAAATTGCTAATACTATCTCCAAATATGTATActtaagtaatttgaatttctagtAACAATTGTACTTTTCTTTGTAGGCAGGAAGAATGCGAATGATGCAAGGtcaatttgcatcaccatcagcacGTATTGCAGCTCAACATGGTGATCATGTAAGTTGGTGGTTTTCTTATGGTGCTGAGTATCCATCCCTCCAAAAGATTGCAGTAAAGATATTAAGTCAAACAAATACATCGTCTGGATCagagaggaattggagtgtgtttgaaagaatccACACCAAACTACGCAATTGTTTACTTTCATCGAGATTAAATGATCTGGTGTATGTCCAGTACAATTTGAAGTTGGAGCAACAAAGAATTAAAGGTAAAGCAAGGAGACATAACATTGATGTTCACGACGTTCATAGTCTACTGAGGGATGACAATATGCTTGA encodes:
- the LOC113348058 gene encoding F-box/kelch-repeat protein At3g06240-like; the protein is MSSIPEEIYLEILLRVPVQTTFVCKCVCKSWLALISSIDFVKRRLNITIQINNPKIMLKYHKLVPKSAVIYSANYDSLSSSMNEFVDDAVEMDYPMGFWKPIGTCDGLVCCISFELSFEGCIRDVIFLWNPTTQEYKELPVSPNDSSDSKEVAICGFGYDSKIDDYKVVKLLQYREDFQVDRTDPSHGMSSVDVYTMGSNSWKSIGSVPYTFPICCRSGALVNGALHWLGHSQAQDNSLVVVSLNISEERFEDMQLPKQPSDKNTEFISVGVLEGRLCVIVNVDDIRFEIWRMQDYGVRESWNICHVITNERVMNDYYLMLVWFRNGEILFKIPSDLVFYDPKNGTARKANIHSSMILVSQEIYFESLVSVNSGTYVEPRGNRGMIET
- the LOC113351402 gene encoding uncharacterized protein LOC113351402 encodes the protein MCFQVSKFQLPTTSLRDTMEGSTSTQTAKRDVFHVYCTVMPDGKKLKCNFCEKEISSGISRIKLHLAQQRGTVAPCMHVPPEVENLAKVALEEKRKTKRQRRAESDNEDSEQVYHNEPWKPVCGIDEEEPDFHAEEEQAPVTQKKKTGFLKNLFGRKNKNIHAGEGTSHGPRASVEIPRSTMRPSQPPRMSVDMGGQYNPSRDSQPSMAKFGKSKTCREKVDSSVGRFFLCQ
- the LOC113353543 gene encoding uncharacterized protein LOC113353543 yields the protein MSDGWKRKNNRTIVNFLVYSGSGITFLKSVDIEHNRLTTEYLITLFKPVIDDVGSRNIVQLVTDQGSQFKAAGKRLASKYDTFFWVLCVAHVLDLMLEDMEKFPFIKDVIGEARQISKFIYNHGWVLARFRQHSAGRNLLRLA